The following are encoded in a window of Cottoperca gobio chromosome 20, fCotGob3.1, whole genome shotgun sequence genomic DNA:
- the cdh19 gene encoding LOW QUALITY PROTEIN: cadherin-7 (The sequence of the model RefSeq protein was modified relative to this genomic sequence to represent the inferred CDS: deleted 2 bases in 2 codons), protein MESADEMHGWTVKMSLPSVLAMVTVFSMIPGGVLSDMRGTQGLEAQQLAHGSTHLHHRLRRGWIWKQLFVPEEDPTPRVIGQLKSDYDHGEFSIKYILSGEGAGDAFEIDEYSGEIRTLKKLDREEKAFYVLQAQAINRRSNEPVEPQSEFIIKVQDINDNVPQFQNEPYVSSIPEMCSTGTTVAQVTATDADDPMFGNNAKLIYSIMQGEPYFSVEPKTGIIVTSWPNMDREAREEYLVVVQVKDMLGLSGGYSSSTTVTVSLTDVNDNGPTFQHHLYTFAVPENAAVDTTVGRIMAHDGDTGINARMTYSLEDDLEESSTFIIKTDPVTQEGLVLLAKPLDFETKRRFVMAAEAVNDHVDTRFLPLEEFGDRTTLKIVVEDVDEPPVFLSAIYQLKVPENAAVGTVVGSVSARDTDSVNNPIRYTIDKRSDNTRAFKIDQNNGTITVAKALDRETTNWHNVTVEAKETTQNHLSSSVVVFIKVLDINDNVPRLARDYQPYICEGTQAGELIQLLSAVDPDDPVEGHHFYFSMVPEKHINPNFTIRDNQDNTAGIMARRSSFTRKDRIQYLLPVVVTDSGSPALSSTSTLTISVCSCQPAGHCPTGGVEALALSMGVSLQTLLGLVVCLVTLIVLSILMLMVRRHRRKQQEELELEVKELELPETVSQKVLYYGETGGVGADLNFCQPVVPLRHHPRRRERRLRREDVRASIRMSLRESHIIGPDDDVFRQFILDRLSEADQDPCVPPFDCLRTYAYEGSGSPTGSLSSLESSTLELESEQPVCNPRPYVVRLTPWYWGGEEDTIF, encoded by the exons ATGGAAAGTGCAGATGAAATGCACGGATGGACAGTAAAAATGAGCTTGCCGAGTGTTTTGGCCATGGTAACTGTCTTTTCTATGATTCCTGGCGGAGTGCTGAGCGATATGAGGGGTACTCAGGGTCTGGAAGCCCAACAATTGGCCCATGGGTCCACTCATCTGCATCATCGCCTGAGGAGAGGCTGGATctggaaacagctgtttgtcCCCGAGGAAGATCCCACTCCTCGCGTTATTGGCCAG CTCAAATCTGACTATGACCATGGTGAGTTTTCCATCAAGTACATATTATCAGGAGAAGGTGCCGGAGATGCGTTTGAGATAGACGAGTATTCTGGTGAGATACGAACACTGAAGAAGCTCGACCGAGAGGAAAAGGCCTTCTACGTCCTTCAAGCCCAGGCTATCAACAGGAGGTCCAATGAACCAGTGGAACCCCAATCAGAGTTCATCATCAAAGTGCAGGACATCAATGACAATGTCCCGCAGTTCCAGAACGAACCGTATGTGTCCAGCATCCCTGAGATGTGTTCAACTG ggaCCACAGTGGCCCAGGTGACAGCCACAGATGCTGATGATCCCATGTTTGGAAACAACGCCAAGCTAATCTACTCCATCATGCAGGGGGAGCCGTACTTCTCCGTGGAGCCAAAGACGG gaaTTATTGTAACATCTTGGCCGAACATGGACCGCGAGGCCAGAGAGGAGTACCTGGTGGTGGTGCAGGTGAAGGATATGCTGGGCCTCAGCGGC GGTtactcctcctccaccaccgtCACAGTCAGCCtgactgatgtcaacgacaatGGACCCACTTTCCAGCATC ACCTGTACACCTTTGCCGTGCCTGAAAATGCCGCCGTGGACACCACAGTTGGCAGGATTATGGCACATGATGGAGACACTGGCATCAATGCCAGGATGACCTACAGTCTGGAGGATGACCTGGAGGAGAGCTCAACTTTTATCATCAAAACAGACCCTGTGACGCAAGAGGGATTGGTTCTGCTAGCTAAG cCTTTGGACTTTGAAACTAAGAGACGTTTCGTCATGGCCGCAGAGGCAGTCAATGACCATGTGGACACTCGTTTTCTGCCTCTGGAGGAGTTCGGGGACAGGACAACGCTCAAGATTGTCGTGGAGGATGTGGACGAGCCACCCGTCTTCCTCTCGGCAATCTACCAGTTGAAAGTTCCGGAAAATGCAGCAGTGGGAACTGTGGTTGGCAGTGTTAGTGCCAGAGACACTGACAGTGTCAACAATCCCATCAG ATATACAATTGACAAACGGAGTGATAACACAAGAGCTTTCAAAATAGACCAAAACAATGGAACTATAACTGTCGCTAAAGCTTTGGACCGAGAGACTACAAACTGGCACAATGTCACTGTCGAAGCCAAGGAAACAA CGCAGAACCATTTATCCTCCTCTGTGGTGGTGTTCATCAAAGTGCTGGACATAAACGACAATGTGCCAAGGCTTGCGAGAGATTACCAGCCCTACATCTGTGAGGGAACACAGGCGGGAGAA CTCATTCAGCTGCTTAGTGCTGTTGATCCAGACGACCCTGTGGAGGGACACCACTTCTACTTCTCAATGGTCCCGGAGAAGCACATCAATCCGAACTTCACTATCCGAGACAATCAAG ACAATACAGCCGGCATCATGGCACGCAGGAGTTCTTTTACGCGCAAGGATCGAATCCAGTACCTCCTGCCGGTTGTGGTGACAGACAGCGGCTCTCCAGCTCTCTCCAGTACCAGCACTTTGACCATCAGTGTATGCAGCTGCCAGCCTGCTGGCCATTGTCCCACAGGGGGGGTGGAGGCCCTTGCCCTGTCTATGGGGGTCAGCCTGCAAACCTTGTTAGGGCTTGTAGTCTGCCTCGTCACACTTATAG TGCTGTCAATTCTAATGCTGATGGTGAGGAGGCACAGGCggaagcagcaggaggaatTGGAGTTGGAGGTGAAGGAGCTCGAGCTGCCTGAGACT GTGTCGCAGAAGGTGCTGTATTACGGAGAAACGGGAGGTGTAGGAGCAGATCTCAACTTCTGCCAGCCTGTTGTTCCGCTGCGCCACCACcccaggaggagggagaggaggctgcGGAGGGAGGATGTAAGGGCCAGCATACGGATGTCTTTAAGAGAATCCCACATAATCGGGCCAGACGATGACGTCTTCAGGCAGTTTATTCTGGACAGACTGTCGGAGGCGGATCAGGATCCTTGCGTCCCCCCATTTGACTGCCTGAGAACATATGCATACGAGGGGTCAGGGTCTCCCACAGGGTCCCTGAGCTCACTGGAGTCATCTACGTTGGAGCTTGAATCTGAGCAACCCGTTTGTAATCCCAGACCCTATGTGGTTAGACTCACCCCTTGGTattggggaggagaggaagacacCATCTTCTGA